From Erigeron canadensis isolate Cc75 chromosome 8, C_canadensis_v1, whole genome shotgun sequence, one genomic window encodes:
- the LOC122579177 gene encoding ent-kaurene oxidase-like — translation MEGVIFAIGGGTLFALAVAVYFWYLKSYATSHQSKHLPPVPAVPGVPVLGNLLQLKEKKPYMTFTKWADMYGPIYSIKTGATSMVVVSSNEIAKEALVTRFSSISTRKLSKALEVLTSDKTMVAMSDYDDYHRTVKRNILTGILGPNAQKKHRVHRDIMIENISNQLHAFVKNSTEEEVNFRKIFQSELFGLAMRQTLGKDVESLYVEDLGITMKRDEIFQVLVVDPMMGAIEVDWRDFFPYLKWVPNRKFENTIQQMYVRREAVMKALIKQHKNRIASGENLNSYIDYLLSEAQTLTDNQLLMSLWEPIIESSDTTMVTTEWAMYELAKNPKIQDRLYKDIQSACGSDKITEEKLSQIPFISAIFHETLRRHSPVPIIPLRYVHEDTELGGYHVPAGTQLTVNIYGCNMEKNVWENPEKWNPERFMRENETNDFQKTMAFGGGKRVCAGSLQAMLNSCIGIGRMVQEFEWKLREKAEEDINTLGLTTQKLHPLRAIIKPRK, via the exons ATGGAGGGTGTAATATTTGCCATAGGTGGTGGTACACTATTTGCACTTGCAGTTGCTGTTTACTTTTGGTATCTCAAAAGTTATGCCACCTCCCATCAATCTAAACATCTCCCTCCTGTTCCTg CGGTGCCAGGGGTACCAGTATTGGGGAATTTACTGCAGTTAAAGGAAAAGAAACCATACATGACATTTACAAAATGGGCAGATATGTATGGGCCTATTTATTCCATTAAAACCGGTGCCACTTCCATGGTGGTCGTTAGTTCCAATGAAATCGCCAAAGAG GCTTTGGTTACCAGATTCTCATCTATCTCAACAAGAAAGCTATCAAAGGCTTTAGAGGTTCTCACATCTGATAAAACTATGGTAGCCATGAGTGATTACGATGACTATCACAGAACTGTGAAACGCAATATACTCACCGGTATCTTGGGTCCAAATGCTCAG AAGAAACATCGTGTCCATAGGGACATCATGATCGAGAATATTTCAAACCAATTACATGCATTTGTTAAAAACTCTACCGAAGAAGAAGTTAACTTCAGGAAAATATTTCAGTCAGAACTTTTTGGATTGGCAATGAGACAA ACATTGGGAAAGGATGTTGAAAGCTTATACGTGGAGGATCTCGGAATCACCATGAAACGAGATGAGATCTTTCAAGTCTTGGTTGTTGATCCAATGATGGGTGCAATTGAGGTTGACTGGAGAGATTTCTTCCCGTATTTGAAGTGGGTACCGAATAGAAAGTTTGAGAACACAATCCAACAGATGTATGTCCGGAGGGAAGCTGTGATGAAGGCCcttattaaacaacataaaaaccGAATTGCTTCAGGGGAG AACTTGAACAGCTACATTGATTACTTGCTATCAGAAGCACAAACACTTACAGATAATCAACTTCTAATGTCCCTATGGGAGCCAATTATCGAATCATCAGACACCACAATGGTCACCACAGAATGGGCAATGTATGAACTAGCCAAAAATCCCAAAATTCAG GATCGTCTGTACAAGGATATCCAAAGTGCATGCGGGTCAGACAAGATCACTGAGGAAAAGTTGTCACAGATACCATTCATATCTGCCATCTTTCATGAAACATTAAGAAGGCATAGTCCTGTTCCTATAATTCCATTAAGATATGTGCATGAAGATACAGAACTAGGAGGGTACCATGTCCCAGCTGGAACTcag TTAACAGTGAACATTTATGGATGTAACATGGAAAAAAATGTGTGGGAGAATCCTGAAAAATGGAACCCAGAGCGGTTTATGAGGGAAAATGAAACCAATGATTTTCAGAAAACAATGGCTTTTGGAGGAGGAAAAAGAGTGTGCGCCGGTTCTCTTCAAGCAATGTTGAATTCTTGCATCGGAATTGGAAGAATGGTTCAAGAGTTCGAGTGGAAGCTTAGAGAAAAAGCAGAAGAAGATATTAATACGCTTGGGCTCACTACACAGAAGCTTCATCCTCTACGTGCCATTATAAAGCCAAGAAAATGA